In Quercus robur chromosome 11, dhQueRobu3.1, whole genome shotgun sequence, the following proteins share a genomic window:
- the LOC126704789 gene encoding MDIS1-interacting receptor like kinase 2-like: MFLSLIVAGILYTLLKRPGLRNKLNNRREVQNGNMLAIWSCDEKMLYENIIEATEEFDSKHCVGVGGCGSVYKAELQAGQVVAVKKLHSVEDGGISNAKAFENEIHALLEIRHRNVVKLYGFCSHPRHSFLVYQFLDGGNLKETLSNKEEAVNFEWIQRANVIRGVADALSYMHHDCSPPIVHRDISSKNIMLDLEYEAHISDFGTAKFLKPESSNWTSFAGTFGYTAPDR, encoded by the exons ATGTTTCTCTCATTGATTGTAGCTGGGATTCTTTACACTCTTCTCAAGCGCCCTGGGCTGAGGAACAAGCTAAACAATCGAAGAGAAGTACAAAATGGTAACATGTTGGCAATTTGGAGCTGTGATGAGAAAATGCTATATGAAAACATCATTGAAGCAACTGAGGAATTTGACTCCAAACATTGTGTCGGAGTGGGAGGGTGTGGAAGTGTTTACAAAGCAGAGTTGCAAGCAGGTCAAGTTGTTGCTGTAAAAAAGCTTCATTCAGTAGAAGACGGTGGAATTTCCAATGCAAAAGCTTTCGAGAATGAGATTCATGCTCTACTAGAAATTAGGCATCGCAATGTGGTAAAGCTTTATGGTTTTTGCTCACATCCACGACACTCATTCTTGGTTTATCAGTTCTTAGATGGGGGAAACCTGAAAGAGACACTGAGCAACAAAGAAGAGGCAGTTAATTTTGAATGGATCCAAAGGGCAAATGTTATTAGAGGTGTGGCTGATGCTCTATCCTACATGCATCATGATTGCTCACCTCCAATAGTTCATCGAGACATTTCAAGCAAGAACATCATGTTGGATTTGGAATATGAAGCTCACATCTCTGATTTTGGCACAGCTAAGTTTTTAAAGCCTGAATCGTCCAACTGGACTTCATTTGCTGGAACATTTGGATACACTGCTCCAG ATCGTTAA